GGCGTTGGCGATGTCCGGGGTATCGACCCCAGAGCCGGCGCAGAACAGCTTGATGCCGCCGCCGGTCCCGGTGGACTCGACCTTGGGCGTCTTGAAGCCGCCGCGCCCGAAGTTCTCCGCCACCGCGGTGGAGAAGGGAAACACCGTCGAGGAGCCGACGATGTTGATGCTGTCCCGGGCCAGGGCCTGGGCGGACAGGGACGCGGCCGTCAGGGCCAGGACCGCGGCGAGTGCTTGCTTGGACATAGGGTGTCGCTCGTTGGGGGGTAAGAGACCAAAGGCGCCCATGTTAGGCGCCCCGTCTTACCCCCGGGTGAAGATCGTGTGACGTTATGGCGAACATCCTAGGTCGCGAAGATGACGGCCGTGTGACAGGAAGCGGAAAATTCACCGGTACCGGGGTCGGCAGGGGCGGCGGCGCGGTCTCATGAAGATGTTGAGCCCCGCCGCGGCTTGGCCTTGGCAGCGGCTCGACCTGGGCGGGATTGGGCCCAACATCCTCGCCAAGCGACGCGCGACACACCTGGGGCCCCGGTCAGCCGCCTTGCTCAACCCCCGAAACGAGACCCCTGGATGCGGCGGCGCCGGTGACCGGACTGCGCAGCAACTTCGCCCAACTCGAAGCACAGGACGTGCAACTCCTCTTTAGTCGGGCTGATGCTCCAGCGCAAGCGGCGGCATCTGAGCGAGGCCGCCGCCCGCGACTTCGAGACCTGCGCCGGTCTGACCCCCGGCCGCCACCCAGGCGTCCAGCACCGGAGGTCGAGGCTTTAGCCGGATCAGGGCCGTGCAGACGCGATGTCGACCGGCTAACGGTCATGGCACCCGCGCCACCCCGGAACATGAAAGTCCTCTCGACCGCTCGCTCGATGGCCAGCGTGCGGGGCAGCGTAGTCAGGGCTTCCAGCCCTGACTGTTCCAGCCCCGACACCGTCAGGCCAGGATGGCCTGACTACGCACTTTCACGGTAAAGCCTCGACCTCCGGTCTCCTTGCGGCCGCAATGACGATCAAGGTGCGGTTTAAGCCAGAAGGGCCTTGCATACCAGTCCAGGGCAATGCCCTGGGATCGCGCAATCGCGTCTATCAGCCGTCAACACGGTGAACTGCGGCGGCGTGATGAGGGTATTGCTCTGCAATTCAAGAAGCGAGCGCCTGACTCGCGCCAGACGCGGCCCACTCACTCGGTCTTGCCCTTGGCGCCCTTCCCCGCCGCGCCCTTCGCCTTGGTCCGCCCGAGTGAGCGGATCAGGCTCATGGTGGCGGTGAAGAAGTCGTCGCCGGGGCGGGCCTGGCAACGGGCGTGGATGCTGGTGAGCGCGGCGTCCAGTTCGGCACCGGCCAGGACATCGGCGGCCGTGGCCAGGTTCAGACCGGTGACGAACCCGGCCAACCACTCGCGATAGCGCAGATACTCGGCCCCGCTGACCGCCGCGGGCGCCGCATCGCCCGGGGCGGCGGCCAGGAACTCGCGGCAGGGCTTGACGCCGTAGCCCCAGAGGGCCGGACCGGCGCCGGCCGCGACACTGCACAGGCCCAGACCGAGCGCCAGGGCGGCGAGGCAGGGCGCACGTGGGGGGGTGCCGCGGGGAGTTTGCAAAGGGGCCATGTCATGCTTCCTGTGAGACGGGGGTGGGGCGAGACGTTACCATGGGGGGATTTTACCGGCGATTCGGGGCGTCCCTCCATGCGCGCGTCGATCGAGCGCCGGACCGCAAGTCCCGCGGGTCAAGGCGCAGGGCTGTTATCGGACTGGTAGCGCCTTCATCTTCGTTCTTGCGCTTGCTCGATCGCCGCACCGGCGTCGGCAACTGCGCTTCGCGGCACTCGCCTTGACCCCTGGGTTCGGTCTACTTTGGCCCTGGCCCGATCCGTCCGCAACCTGGCGCCATTGATATCCGTGTCGACTGTCGAACAGATTGATCTGAGTTCTCATCCGGGCCGCGTCTTCGTGCTCGGCGACCTCCACGGCATGGCCCACGCGCTGGAGCGGCTCCTGGACCTGGCCGGCTTCGACCGGGCCTGTGACCTGGTCTGGTCCCTGGGCGACCTGATCGACCGCGGACCCTACTCACAGCGCTGTCTTGAGCTGCTGGACGAGCCCTGGTTTCGGGCCATCCGCGGCAACCATGAGCAACTCCTGCTCGATGCCGCCGACGACCGTGACGCCTGGCTCCAATGGACGGTCAACGGGGGGGATTGGTCCTTAGGCTATGCCTGGGACGACCCGGCGCTGCGCGCCCGGCTCGCGGCCCTGCCGTGGGCCTGCGAGTTGACGACCCAGGTGGGGCGGATCGGCCTGGTCCACGCGGACGTGGATCGCACCTGCGATTGGCCGCAACTGCTGGCGGCGCTGGCGGCGGATCGGGGACTGACCCGTCAAACGG
The DNA window shown above is from Candidatus Thiodictyon syntrophicum and carries:
- a CDS encoding metallophosphoesterase, whose product is MSTVEQIDLSSHPGRVFVLGDLHGMAHALERLLDLAGFDRACDLVWSLGDLIDRGPYSQRCLELLDEPWFRAIRGNHEQLLLDAADDRDAWLQWTVNGGDWSLGYAWDDPALRARLAALPWACELTTQVGRIGLVHADVDRTCDWPQLLAALAADRGLTRQTALWSRSSANQAMRGLPGRQVPGVDLVLVGHTIMTRSFQWGNLWFMDSGAVVTDDPSAALSMLEVHPTLKLWSLPTAHDPITSQWWSGQMDRVAAAQARRSSGSGARAPGSVPGDQEGDQARPP